A stretch of the Nicotiana tabacum cultivar K326 chromosome 6, ASM71507v2, whole genome shotgun sequence genome encodes the following:
- the LOC142182136 gene encoding putative F-box/kelch-repeat protein At1g20940 — translation MELNEDLVLDIISRLPVKLALQCRVLSKSFNNKLCEPNVCQSYASRWFQDQNISKLLIYSSSSLSSSRYEISNFFCKVYVNPSRDEISTISPLNVSVLSSCKGLLLLEFHQLKTFCIFNPITGMHQLIPYPELRNYFSTRGGGVGLVVDYHTPNGHYKLVTIGMLNRYEGYKFCVFSSEEAGVVWHEFQLRMDVRGDSLVNPQPVYVHDCLHWLRNDGSILAFDTKSSSGKASIFNRPEIITRYFFDPMYGIISFPCDAWLGVVRGVLTLVCVFKKFIVIFGYDHVSRNWTVSYTLPNFMPDLRNYGDDLLKWFDGKKLFFVVNHSASRGASTGYLYEYDTERKTYEKVDTLLLDMDSTIFFSFEPTLANVHKTTLPPYTIHSKHFPAIATILNEFRYLIANYKPRVECVPERAENKFPCNN, via the coding sequence ATGGAACTGAATGAAGATTTAGTTCTGGATATTATCTCTCGCTTGCCTGTGAAGCTTGCACTTCAATGTAGAGTTCTAAGCAAGAGCTTTAATAACAAGCTTTGTGAACCAAACGTTTGTCAAAGTTATGCTTCCCGATGGTTTCAAGATCAGAATATTTCTAAACTACTCATATACTCATCATCGTCATTATCATCATCACGGTACGAAATATCAAACTTTTTCTGTAAAGTTTACGTAAACCCTAGCCGAGACGAAATATCAACAATTTCACCCCTTAACGTTTCAGTTTTGTCCTCTTGCAAGGGTCTCCTTCTCCTTGAGTTTCATCAATTAAAGACTTTCTGTATTTTCAATCCTATAACAGGGATGCACCAATTGATACCTTACCCAGAgcttagaaattatttttctactAGGGGTGGTGGCGTAGGATTAGTTGTTGATTATCATACACCCAACGGACATTATAAGTTGGTAACCATTGGGATGCTGAATAGATATGAAGGGTATAAATTTTGCGTATTTTCATCGGAAGAAGCTGGAGTAGTGTGGCATGAATTCCAACTGAGAATGGACGTTCGCGGTGATTCCTTAGTCAATCCACAACCCGTTTATGTGCACGATTGCTTGCATTGGCTCAGAAACGACGGTAGTATTCTTGCCTTTGATACAAAGAGTAGCAGTGGGAAGGCTAGTATTTTCAACCGTCCTGAGATCATCACACGTTATTTTTTTGATCCCATGTATGGCATAATTTCTTTTCCATGTGATGCATGGTTGGGGGTGGTGCGAGGTGTACTTACCCTTGTTTGTGTCTTCAAAAAATTTATAGTCATTTTTGGATATGATCATGTAAGCCGCAATTGGACAGTTTCATACACTTTGCCCAATTTCATGCCCGATTTGCGCAACTATGGTGATGATTTATTAAAATGGTTTGACGGCAAAAAGTTGTTTTTCGTGGTAAATCATTCGGCTTCGCGGGGTGCGTCCACCGGATATCTATACGAGTATGATACAGAGAGAAAGACGTATGAAAAAGTAGATACACTACTTTTGGATATGGACAGTACCATCTTCTTTTCCTTCGAACCAACATTAGCCAACGTCCACAAGACAACACTCCCCCCTTATACGATCCATTCTAAACATTTCCCAGCCATTGCTACAATATTAAATGAGTTCAGATATCTTATTGCTAACTATAAACCTAGAGTTGAGTGTGTCCCAGAAAGGGCTGAAAACAAGTTTCCTTGCAATAACTGA